Proteins encoded in a region of the Mycolicibacterium chitae genome:
- a CDS encoding type I restriction endonuclease subunit R, translated as MMNESDWEQWTLDQLGEIEWEHKSGKEIAPGSGGRENWHDIVLRGAVETALRNLNPNVPEQYLQQAYAEVTTPQSQDAIKENFRLHKIVTEGYRGISYIDHDGREVNPTIRFMSADPAKNRYLAVSQVTIRSHQYERRFDTVLYVNGLPLSIIELKQAGSKSATAETAYNQLQTYLREFPMAFRFACFVLVTDGINAKYGTPFTPWNHFAPWNVDDDGHPVEYGELASDGEPSTELDLTIAGVYNVERFGQLLRDYTVFDEDASGLRKRIAKPHQYFAVTKAVGSTIEAVDTDGRAGVVWHTQGSGKSMEMELYTAKVMRHPRLANPTVIVLTDRTELDSQLYDGFNVSTLLPEHPQQVTNREQLRQKLTDTRSGGIYFSTLQKFGLTKDERDSGADHPLLSERRNIIVIADEAHRSHYDNLDGYAAHLKKALPHATLIAFTGTPIAEGERDTRRVFGDDIDVYDLHRAVSDGATVPVLFEPRLIKLARVDDVDDDQIDDAAEEVTAGLDEVDKERLQRSVAVLDTVYGAPDRVRELAADLVRHWETRRDLMRPFIGGPGKAMVVCATRSIAARLYEELITLRPDWHDDADDKGVVKVVYTASPGDSPAITKHLRRPSATAAVKQRVKDPDDELEIVIVKDMMLTGFDAPALHTLYIDRPLRGALLMQTLARVNRTYQGKQDGLLVAYSPLVENLTKALAEFTRNTTDTGDKLVGQNVAEAATIVYDLLSKLHALVGEQWRDVVRADPKQGWYRAARDVTVQLRSPATPGNVDPDDPARRPLADTFRDLSAKLARAWALTGGHSDRDAELERVRPDVRFYEEVRGWMAKLDARDRIASGEPIPDDIKRLLGDIVVGSAETTGVIDIYRAAGLELPQLDHLTPAWVEDVQKPDKAHLAIEALKASLLEKARESTRGNEVRSKLFSERIDELMAKYTNQQLTAAEVIARLVELAEEVVAEADRGKQFAPPLATDELAFYDVVTQNSSAVDVMGDDVLAQIARDLVATMRRDTRIDWTVREDVKAKLRASIKRLLRKYGYPPDQQPAAIVAVMNQMESLAPRYAEENAITT; from the coding sequence GTGATGAATGAATCAGATTGGGAACAGTGGACTCTGGACCAGCTCGGCGAGATCGAGTGGGAACACAAGAGTGGCAAGGAAATCGCGCCCGGCTCCGGTGGGCGTGAGAATTGGCACGACATCGTGCTGCGCGGCGCGGTCGAAACGGCACTGCGGAACCTGAATCCGAACGTGCCCGAGCAGTACCTGCAGCAGGCTTACGCCGAGGTGACCACCCCACAGTCGCAGGATGCGATCAAAGAAAACTTCCGTCTGCACAAGATCGTCACCGAGGGATACCGCGGGATCAGCTACATCGATCACGACGGACGCGAGGTGAACCCAACCATCCGGTTCATGTCCGCAGACCCGGCCAAGAACCGCTATCTGGCAGTCAGCCAGGTCACCATCCGCAGCCACCAATACGAACGTCGCTTCGACACCGTGCTCTACGTCAACGGTCTGCCGCTGTCGATCATCGAGTTGAAGCAGGCCGGCTCCAAGTCGGCCACCGCCGAGACCGCCTACAATCAATTGCAGACCTACCTGCGCGAGTTCCCAATGGCGTTCCGCTTTGCCTGTTTCGTCTTGGTGACCGACGGCATCAACGCCAAGTACGGCACACCCTTCACCCCGTGGAACCATTTTGCGCCCTGGAACGTCGACGACGATGGGCACCCAGTCGAATATGGGGAACTTGCGTCCGACGGTGAACCGTCCACCGAACTGGACCTCACTATCGCGGGCGTCTACAACGTCGAACGCTTCGGCCAGTTGCTGCGTGACTACACTGTGTTCGATGAGGATGCCTCCGGTCTGCGGAAGCGAATCGCCAAGCCCCATCAGTACTTTGCGGTGACCAAGGCGGTCGGCAGCACCATCGAAGCCGTCGATACGGACGGTCGCGCCGGCGTCGTCTGGCATACCCAGGGCTCGGGCAAGTCGATGGAAATGGAGTTGTACACCGCCAAGGTGATGCGCCATCCACGGTTGGCGAACCCGACGGTGATCGTGCTGACCGACCGCACCGAACTCGACAGCCAACTCTATGACGGCTTCAACGTCAGCACCTTGCTGCCCGAGCACCCGCAGCAGGTCACCAACCGTGAACAACTGCGTCAGAAACTTACCGATACCCGCAGTGGCGGCATCTACTTCTCTACGCTGCAGAAGTTCGGACTGACGAAGGACGAGCGGGACTCCGGGGCAGACCATCCGCTGCTTTCGGAGCGGCGGAACATCATCGTGATCGCCGACGAAGCGCACCGCAGCCACTACGACAACCTCGACGGCTACGCCGCGCATCTGAAGAAGGCGCTACCGCACGCCACCTTGATCGCGTTCACCGGGACACCGATCGCCGAAGGCGAGCGTGACACCCGCCGGGTATTCGGCGACGACATCGATGTGTACGACCTGCACCGGGCGGTGTCCGACGGAGCCACGGTGCCGGTGCTGTTCGAGCCGCGCCTGATCAAACTGGCCCGCGTCGACGACGTCGACGACGACCAGATCGACGACGCTGCAGAAGAAGTCACAGCGGGCCTGGACGAAGTGGACAAGGAGCGGCTGCAAAGGAGCGTGGCCGTTCTCGACACGGTGTACGGCGCGCCGGATCGCGTCCGCGAGTTGGCCGCAGATCTGGTGCGGCACTGGGAGACGCGACGAGACCTGATGCGGCCGTTCATCGGAGGCCCCGGCAAAGCCATGGTGGTCTGTGCCACCCGGTCCATTGCCGCGCGGCTGTACGAGGAACTGATCACGCTGCGACCGGATTGGCACGACGATGCCGACGACAAGGGCGTGGTCAAGGTGGTGTACACGGCTTCGCCTGGAGACAGCCCGGCGATCACCAAACATCTGCGGCGGCCCAGTGCGACAGCCGCGGTCAAGCAGCGCGTCAAGGATCCGGATGACGAACTCGAAATCGTGATCGTCAAGGACATGATGTTGACCGGTTTCGATGCCCCGGCACTGCACACCCTCTATATCGACCGTCCGCTCAGGGGCGCGTTGCTGATGCAGACCCTGGCCCGGGTGAACCGCACCTACCAGGGAAAACAAGACGGCTTGCTGGTCGCATACTCGCCGTTGGTGGAGAATCTGACCAAGGCGCTTGCAGAGTTCACCCGCAACACCACGGACACCGGCGACAAGCTGGTCGGCCAGAACGTGGCCGAGGCGGCCACGATCGTCTATGACTTGTTGAGCAAGCTGCATGCGCTGGTCGGTGAGCAATGGCGCGACGTTGTGCGGGCTGACCCGAAGCAGGGTTGGTACCGGGCTGCTCGCGATGTCACGGTCCAGTTGCGGTCGCCCGCAACGCCGGGCAACGTCGACCCCGACGACCCGGCGCGCCGTCCGCTGGCCGACACGTTCCGCGATCTGTCGGCGAAGCTGGCCCGAGCGTGGGCGCTGACCGGAGGTCATTCCGACCGAGACGCCGAGCTCGAGCGCGTCCGTCCAGATGTGCGGTTCTACGAAGAGGTTCGGGGTTGGATGGCGAAGCTGGATGCGCGGGATCGCATTGCTTCCGGTGAGCCGATCCCCGACGACATCAAGCGGCTTTTGGGCGACATTGTGGTCGGTTCGGCGGAAACCACCGGCGTCATCGACATCTACCGGGCCGCCGGATTGGAGCTGCCGCAACTGGATCACCTGACCCCCGCGTGGGTTGAGGATGTGCAGAAACCTGACAAGGCACATCTGGCGATCGAGGCGCTCAAAGCTAGCTTGCTGGAGAAGGCTCGGGAGTCGACCCGCGGCAATGAAGTACGCAGCAAGCTGTTCTCGGAACGCATCGACGAATTGATGGCCAAGTACACGAATCAGCAGCTAACTGCTGCCGAGGTGATTGCGCGGCTGGTTGAACTGGCTGAGGAGGTGGTGGCCGAAGCGGACCGTGGAAAGCAGTTCGCGCCACCGCTGGCCACCGATGAACTCGCGTTCTACGATGTCGTCACCCAGAACTCTTCAGCGGTTGATGTCATGGGTGATGACGTTCTCGCCCAGATCGCACGAGATTTGGTCGCCACGATGCGGCGCGACACCCGTATCGACTGGACGGTGCGTGAGGATGTCAAGGCCAAGCTCCGAGCCTCGATCAAGCGGCTGCTCCGCAAGTACGGATACCCGCCGGATCAGCAGCCGGCCGCAATCGTGGCGGTGATGAACCAGATGGAGTCGCTCGCACCGCGCTATGCGGAGGAAAATGCGATAACCACCTGA
- the argC gene encoding N-acetyl-gamma-glutamyl-phosphate reductase — MVSVALAGASGYAGGEILRLLLGHPAYLDGRLEIGAMTAASSAGTALGEHHPHLLPLAGRVLAPTDIDALRGHDVVFLGLPHGHSAVLAEQLGTDTLVIDCGADFRLTDAEVWTRFYGSEYAGSWPYGMPELPGGREALRGTRRIAVPGCYPTAALLALLPAVAADLIEPAVNVVAVSGTSGAGRAAKVDLLGAEVIGSARAYNIGGAHRHTPEIAQGLRTVTDRDVTVSFTPVLIPTSRGILATCTARTQASVDELRAAYEKTYADEPFVHLLPDGQLPRTGAVIGSNAAQLAIAVDADASTFVAVCAIDNLVKGTGGAAVQSMNLALGWPETEGLSIVGVAP; from the coding sequence ATGGTTTCCGTAGCGTTGGCGGGTGCAAGTGGATATGCGGGCGGCGAGATACTCCGGCTGCTCCTCGGGCATCCGGCCTATCTGGACGGCCGACTGGAAATCGGCGCGATGACCGCGGCCAGCAGCGCCGGTACCGCCCTCGGCGAACATCATCCGCACTTGCTGCCGTTAGCCGGCCGGGTGCTGGCACCGACCGACATCGACGCGCTGCGCGGCCACGACGTGGTGTTCCTGGGTCTGCCGCACGGCCACTCCGCCGTGCTGGCCGAGCAGCTGGGCACCGACACCCTGGTCATCGACTGCGGCGCGGACTTCCGGCTGACCGATGCGGAGGTCTGGACGCGGTTCTACGGCTCCGAATACGCCGGCAGCTGGCCCTACGGCATGCCGGAACTGCCGGGCGGACGCGAGGCGTTGCGCGGCACCAGGCGGATCGCGGTGCCCGGCTGCTATCCGACGGCCGCCCTGCTGGCGCTGCTGCCCGCGGTGGCCGCCGACCTGATCGAGCCCGCGGTCAACGTCGTCGCCGTCAGCGGCACCTCGGGCGCCGGGCGGGCCGCGAAGGTCGACCTACTGGGCGCCGAGGTCATCGGCTCGGCTCGGGCCTACAACATCGGCGGCGCGCACCGGCACACCCCGGAGATCGCCCAGGGGCTGCGCACCGTGACCGATCGCGACGTCACGGTGTCGTTTACCCCGGTGTTGATCCCCACCTCGCGCGGCATCCTGGCCACCTGCACCGCGCGCACGCAGGCGTCGGTGGACGAGCTGCGGGCCGCCTACGAAAAGACCTACGCCGACGAACCTTTCGTGCACCTGCTGCCGGACGGGCAGCTGCCCCGCACCGGCGCGGTGATCGGCAGCAACGCCGCGCAATTGGCCATCGCCGTCGACGCGGACGCCTCGACCTTCGTCGCGGTGTGCGCCATCGACAACCTGGTCAAGGGCACCGGGGGAGCTGCGGTGCAGTCGATGAACCTGGCCCTGGGCTGGCCGGAGACCGAGGGCCTGTCGATCGTGGGAGTGGCGCCGTGA
- the argJ gene encoding bifunctional glutamate N-acetyltransferase/amino-acid acetyltransferase ArgJ gives MAGDRGPVDRGSGAVTERLLRTQGVTAPAGFRAAGIAAGIKASGALDLALVFNEGPDYTAAGVFTRNQVKAAPVLWSQQALGTGRLRAVILNSGGANACTGPGGFQDTHATAEAVAAALSQWGTDTGAIEVAVCSTGLIGDRLPMDKLGAGVLEIVHEMAGGLSGGEEAARAIMTTDTVPKQVALHHADNWTVGGMAKGAGMLAPSLATMLVVLTTDAVADAEALDAALRRAAALTFDRLDIDGSCSTNDTVLLLASGASEIVPSQQDLDRAVLLACEDLCAQLQADAEGVTKRITITVAGARTEEDALTAARLIARDSLVKTALFGSDPNWGRVLAAVGMVPFTVQHDLISVSFNGFPVCIDGMGAAGAREVDLSGADIEVLVDLQLGDARATVRTTDLSHAYVEENSAYSS, from the coding sequence CTGGCCGGAGACCGAGGGCCTGTCGATCGTGGGAGTGGCGCCGTGACCGAACGGCTGTTGCGGACCCAGGGCGTCACCGCCCCGGCGGGTTTCCGGGCCGCGGGCATCGCGGCCGGCATCAAGGCCTCCGGGGCGCTCGATCTGGCACTGGTGTTCAACGAGGGGCCCGACTACACCGCGGCCGGCGTCTTCACCCGCAACCAGGTCAAGGCCGCCCCCGTGCTGTGGAGCCAGCAGGCGCTGGGCACCGGCCGGCTGCGCGCGGTGATCCTCAACTCCGGCGGCGCCAACGCGTGCACCGGGCCCGGGGGCTTCCAGGACACCCACGCCACCGCCGAGGCCGTCGCCGCGGCGCTGTCGCAGTGGGGCACCGACACCGGCGCGATCGAGGTGGCGGTCTGCTCGACCGGCCTGATCGGGGACCGGCTGCCGATGGACAAGCTGGGCGCCGGGGTCCTCGAGATCGTGCACGAGATGGCCGGCGGGCTCTCCGGCGGCGAGGAGGCCGCCCGCGCCATCATGACCACCGACACCGTGCCCAAGCAGGTGGCGCTGCACCACGCGGACAACTGGACCGTCGGCGGCATGGCCAAGGGGGCCGGCATGTTGGCGCCCTCGCTGGCGACCATGCTGGTGGTGCTGACCACCGACGCGGTCGCCGACGCCGAGGCCCTCGACGCCGCGCTGCGCCGGGCCGCGGCGCTGACCTTCGACCGCCTCGACATCGACGGCAGCTGCTCGACCAACGACACCGTGCTGCTGCTGGCCTCCGGTGCCAGCGAGATCGTGCCCAGCCAGCAGGATCTCGACCGCGCGGTCCTGCTGGCCTGCGAAGACCTGTGCGCGCAACTGCAGGCCGACGCCGAGGGCGTGACCAAGCGGATCACCATCACCGTGGCCGGCGCCCGTACCGAGGAGGACGCCCTCACCGCGGCGCGGCTGATCGCCCGCGACAGCCTGGTGAAAACCGCCCTGTTCGGCTCGGACCCGAACTGGGGTCGGGTGCTGGCCGCGGTCGGGATGGTGCCGTTCACGGTGCAGCACGACCTGATCTCGGTGTCGTTCAACGGTTTTCCGGTGTGCATCGACGGGATGGGCGCCGCCGGCGCTCGCGAGGTGGACCTGTCCGGCGCCGACATCGAAGTGCTGGTGGATCTGCAACTCGGTGACGCGCGGGCCACCGTCCGCACCACCGACCTGTCGCACGCCTACGTCGAAGAGAACTCGGCCTACAGCTCATGA
- the argB gene encoding acetylglutamate kinase yields MTVSTETRAQVLAEALPWLQQLHGKIVVVKYGGNAMTDDVLKAAFAADMVFLRNCGIQPVVVHGGGPQITAMLTRLGVVGDFKGGFRVTTPEVLDVARMVLFGQVGRELVNLINAYGPYAVGITGEDARLFTAVRRSVMVEGVSTDIGLVGDVEHVNTAAVVDLIAAGRIPVVSTIAPDVDGVVHNINADTAAAALAEALGAEKLLMLTDIEGLYTDWPNRDSLVSEIDTAALTQLLPTLESGMVPKIEACLRAVNGGVPSAHVIDGRVEHCVLVELFTDAGAGTKVVAQA; encoded by the coding sequence ATGACCGTCAGCACCGAGACCCGAGCGCAGGTCCTCGCCGAGGCGCTGCCGTGGCTGCAGCAGTTGCACGGCAAGATCGTCGTGGTCAAGTACGGCGGCAACGCCATGACCGACGACGTCCTGAAGGCGGCCTTCGCCGCGGACATGGTTTTCCTGCGCAACTGCGGAATCCAGCCCGTCGTCGTGCACGGCGGAGGCCCGCAGATCACCGCAATGCTCACACGGCTCGGCGTCGTCGGCGATTTCAAGGGCGGCTTCCGGGTCACCACCCCCGAGGTCCTCGACGTGGCCCGGATGGTGCTCTTCGGTCAGGTCGGTCGGGAACTGGTGAACCTCATCAACGCCTACGGTCCCTACGCCGTCGGGATCACCGGCGAGGACGCGCGGTTGTTCACCGCCGTGCGGCGCAGCGTGATGGTCGAGGGCGTGTCCACCGACATCGGTCTGGTTGGCGACGTCGAACACGTCAACACCGCCGCGGTGGTGGACCTGATCGCGGCCGGCCGGATCCCGGTGGTGTCCACCATCGCCCCCGACGTCGACGGCGTGGTGCACAACATCAACGCCGACACCGCCGCGGCGGCGTTGGCCGAGGCGCTGGGCGCCGAGAAGTTGTTGATGCTCACCGACATCGAAGGCCTGTACACCGACTGGCCGAATCGCGATTCGCTGGTCAGCGAGATCGACACCGCGGCGCTGACTCAGCTGTTGCCGACGCTGGAGTCCGGGATGGTGCCCAAGATCGAGGCCTGTCTGCGGGCCGTGAACGGCGGGGTGCCCAGCGCCCACGTCATCGACGGCCGGGTCGAGCACTGTGTGCTGGTCGAACTGTTCACCGATGCGGGGGCCGGGACAAAGGTGGTGGCGCAAGCATGA
- a CDS encoding acetylornithine transaminase produces MTETQDLQRRWSAVMMDNYGTPPLALASGDGVVVTDPDGKAYLDLLGGIAVNLLGHRHPAVIEAITTQLNTLGHTSNLYATEPGIALAEALVDHLGTEQSARVFFCNSGTEANEVAFKISRLTGRTKLVAAQGAFHGRTMGSLALTGQPTKQAPFAPLPGEVSHVPYGDIAALAAAVDGDTAAVFLEPIMGEGGVVVPPAGYLAAARDITAEHGALLALDEVQTGVGRTGAFFAHRHDGITPDIVTLAKGLGGGLPIGACIGIGAAADLMTPGLHGSTFGGNPVCTAAALAVLRTLRDEDLITRADVLGKTLSHGIESLEHPLVSHVRGRGLLQGVVLTAEKAKAVEAAAREAGFLVNAAAADVVRLAPPLIITEDQLSGFVEALPGVLDTAQETS; encoded by the coding sequence ATGACGGAAACCCAAGACCTGCAACGGCGTTGGTCCGCGGTGATGATGGACAACTACGGCACCCCACCGCTGGCGCTGGCCAGCGGCGATGGCGTCGTCGTGACCGACCCGGATGGAAAGGCGTACCTGGACCTGCTCGGCGGCATCGCCGTCAACCTGCTCGGCCACCGCCACCCGGCCGTCATCGAGGCCATCACCACCCAGCTGAACACGCTGGGCCACACGTCGAACCTGTACGCCACCGAGCCGGGCATCGCGCTGGCCGAGGCGCTCGTCGACCACCTCGGAACCGAGCAGAGCGCCCGGGTGTTCTTCTGCAATTCCGGCACCGAGGCCAACGAGGTCGCCTTCAAGATCAGCCGACTGACCGGGCGCACCAAACTCGTTGCCGCACAGGGTGCTTTCCACGGCCGGACCATGGGATCGCTGGCGCTCACCGGCCAGCCCACCAAGCAGGCGCCGTTCGCACCGCTGCCCGGCGAGGTCAGCCACGTCCCGTACGGCGATATCGCGGCATTGGCGGCCGCCGTCGACGGCGACACCGCCGCGGTGTTCCTGGAGCCCATCATGGGCGAGGGTGGCGTCGTCGTGCCGCCGGCCGGATATCTGGCCGCGGCGCGCGACATCACCGCCGAACACGGCGCGCTGCTGGCCCTCGACGAGGTGCAAACCGGGGTCGGGCGCACCGGGGCCTTCTTCGCCCACCGGCACGACGGCATCACCCCCGACATCGTCACCCTGGCCAAGGGCCTCGGCGGCGGCCTGCCGATCGGCGCGTGCATCGGCATCGGCGCCGCGGCCGACCTGATGACCCCGGGCCTGCACGGCAGCACCTTCGGCGGCAACCCGGTGTGCACCGCGGCCGCGCTCGCGGTGCTGCGCACGCTGCGCGACGAGGACCTGATCACCCGGGCCGACGTGCTGGGCAAGACGCTCAGTCACGGCATCGAGAGCCTCGAACACCCACTGGTGAGCCATGTTCGGGGCCGCGGCCTGCTGCAGGGCGTCGTGTTGACCGCCGAGAAAGCCAAGGCCGTGGAGGCCGCGGCCCGCGAGGCCGGCTTCCTGGTCAACGCCGCGGCCGCCGACGTCGTGCGGTTGGCCCCGCCGTTGATCATCACCGAGGATCAGCTCAGTGGCTTCGTCGAAGCCTTGCCCGGCGTCCTCGATACCGCACAGGAGACCTCATGA
- the argF gene encoding ornithine carbamoyltransferase, translating into MTAAQPSGIRHFLRDDDLSPAEQAEVLALAAELKRKPLSRRPLEGPRGVAVIFEKNSTRTRFSFEMGIAQLGGHAIVVDGRSTQLGREETLEDTGTVLSRYVDAIVWRTFAQERLTAMASGAIVPIVNALSDELHPCQVLADLQTLAERKGALAGLRLTYLGDGANNMAHSLMLGGVTAGIHVTIAAPEGFAPQPEFVTAAQQRAAETGASVTLTNDPRAGVEGVDVLVTDTWTSMGQENDGLDRVRPFRPFQVNAELLGLADPEAIVLHCLPAHRGHEITDEVLDGPQSAVWDEAENRLHAQKALLVWLLERSGTVSS; encoded by the coding sequence ATGACAGCAGCACAGCCCAGCGGCATCCGACACTTCCTGCGCGACGACGACCTGAGCCCGGCCGAGCAGGCCGAGGTGCTGGCCCTGGCCGCCGAACTCAAGCGCAAACCGCTGAGCCGGCGCCCGCTCGAGGGGCCGCGCGGCGTCGCGGTGATCTTCGAGAAGAACTCCACCCGCACCCGGTTCTCCTTCGAGATGGGCATCGCCCAACTCGGTGGGCACGCCATCGTCGTCGACGGGCGCAGCACGCAGCTGGGGCGCGAGGAGACCCTTGAGGACACCGGCACCGTGCTGTCGCGCTACGTCGACGCCATCGTGTGGCGCACCTTCGCCCAGGAGCGGCTGACCGCGATGGCCTCCGGGGCCATCGTCCCGATCGTCAACGCCCTGTCCGATGAGCTGCACCCGTGTCAGGTCCTCGCCGACCTGCAGACCCTGGCCGAGCGCAAGGGCGCCCTGGCTGGACTGCGGCTGACCTATCTGGGCGACGGCGCCAACAACATGGCCCACTCCCTGATGCTCGGCGGCGTCACCGCGGGTATCCACGTGACCATCGCCGCGCCCGAGGGTTTCGCACCGCAGCCGGAGTTCGTCACCGCCGCCCAACAGCGCGCGGCCGAGACCGGCGCCTCGGTGACGCTGACCAACGACCCCCGCGCCGGCGTCGAAGGCGTCGACGTTCTGGTCACCGACACCTGGACGTCGATGGGGCAGGAGAACGACGGGCTCGATCGGGTCCGCCCGTTCCGGCCGTTCCAGGTCAACGCCGAGCTGCTGGGCCTGGCCGATCCGGAAGCGATTGTGCTGCACTGCCTTCCCGCGCACCGCGGCCACGAGATCACCGACGAAGTACTCGACGGACCGCAGAGCGCGGTGTGGGACGAGGCCGAGAACCGGCTGCACGCCCAGAAGGCGCTGCTGGTCTGGTTGCTCGAGCGAAGCGGGACGGTGTCCTCGTGA
- a CDS encoding arginine repressor has protein sequence MTDVAGKTAPGVASTRAGRQARIIALLSVHSVHSQGELAGLLAAEGIEVTQATLSRDLEELGAVKLRGADGGSGAYVIPEDGSPVRGVTGGTERVSKLLGELLVSTDASGNLAVLRTPPGAAHYLASAIDRAALPNVVGTVAGDDTVLVIAREPMTGAELAITFEELQ, from the coding sequence GTGACCGACGTCGCGGGCAAGACCGCGCCGGGCGTCGCGTCGACCCGGGCCGGACGACAGGCCCGGATCATCGCGCTGCTCTCGGTGCACTCGGTGCACAGCCAGGGCGAACTCGCCGGCCTGCTGGCCGCCGAGGGCATCGAGGTCACCCAGGCGACCCTCTCGCGCGATCTCGAGGAACTCGGCGCGGTGAAGCTGCGTGGCGCCGACGGCGGCAGCGGCGCCTACGTCATCCCCGAGGACGGCAGCCCGGTGCGGGGCGTCACCGGCGGCACCGAACGGGTGTCGAAACTGCTCGGGGAGCTGCTGGTGTCCACCGATGCCAGCGGGAACCTCGCGGTGCTGCGCACCCCGCCGGGCGCGGCGCACTATCTGGCCAGCGCCATCGACCGTGCGGCGCTGCCCAACGTGGTCGGTACGGTTGCCGGCGATGACACGGTGCTGGTGATCGCGCGCGAGCCGATGACCGGCGCCGAGCTCGCGATCACATTCGAAGAACTGCAATGA
- a CDS encoding argininosuccinate synthase, protein MSERVILAYSGGLDTSVAISWIGKETGREVVAVAIDLGQGGEDMEVVRQRAIDCGAVEAVVVDARDEFADEYCLPTIQSNALYMDRYPLVSAISRPLIVKHLVTAAREHGGGIVAHGCTGKGNDQVRFEVGFASLAPDLEVLAPVRDYAWTREKAIAFAEENAIPINVTKRSPFSIDQNVWGRAVETGFLEHLWNAPTKDVYDYTEDPTLNWSTPDEVIVGFEKGVPVSIDGRPVTVLQAIEELNRRAGAQGVGRLDVVEDRLVGIKSREIYEAPGAMVLITAHTELEHVTLERELGRYKRGTDQKWGELVYDGLWFSPLKRALESFVEHTQEHVTGEIRLVLHGGHIAVNGRRSSQSLYDFNLATYDEGDTFDQSSAKGFVHVHGLSSKISAKRDLGL, encoded by the coding sequence ATGTCTGAGCGCGTCATCCTGGCGTATTCCGGCGGTCTGGACACCTCCGTGGCGATCAGCTGGATCGGGAAAGAGACCGGCCGCGAAGTGGTGGCCGTGGCCATCGACCTCGGTCAGGGCGGTGAGGACATGGAGGTGGTGCGTCAGCGTGCCATCGACTGCGGTGCCGTCGAGGCGGTGGTGGTCGATGCGCGCGACGAGTTCGCCGACGAGTACTGCCTGCCGACCATCCAATCCAACGCGCTCTACATGGACCGCTACCCGCTGGTCTCGGCGATCAGCCGGCCGCTGATCGTCAAGCACCTGGTCACCGCGGCCCGCGAGCACGGTGGCGGCATCGTCGCGCACGGCTGCACCGGCAAGGGCAACGACCAGGTCCGCTTCGAGGTCGGATTCGCCTCGCTGGCCCCGGATCTCGAGGTGCTGGCCCCGGTCCGCGACTACGCCTGGACCCGGGAGAAGGCCATCGCCTTCGCCGAGGAGAACGCCATCCCGATCAACGTCACCAAGCGTTCGCCGTTCTCGATCGACCAGAACGTGTGGGGCCGCGCAGTGGAGACGGGCTTCCTCGAGCACCTGTGGAACGCGCCCACCAAGGACGTCTACGACTACACCGAGGATCCCACCCTCAACTGGAGCACCCCCGACGAGGTGATCGTCGGCTTCGAGAAGGGTGTGCCGGTGTCCATCGACGGCCGGCCGGTCACGGTGCTGCAGGCCATCGAGGAACTCAACCGCCGCGCGGGCGCCCAAGGCGTGGGCCGGCTCGATGTGGTCGAGGACCGGCTGGTTGGCATCAAGAGCCGCGAGATCTACGAGGCCCCGGGCGCCATGGTGCTCATCACCGCCCACACCGAGCTCGAGCACGTCACCCTCGAACGCGAGCTGGGCCGGTACAAGCGCGGCACCGACCAGAAGTGGGGCGAGCTGGTGTACGACGGCCTGTGGTTCTCGCCGCTCAAGCGCGCGCTGGAGTCCTTCGTCGAGCACACCCAGGAGCACGTCACCGGCGAGATCCGGCTGGTGCTGCACGGCGGGCACATCGCGGTCAACGGCCGGCGCAGCAGCCAGTCGCTGTACGACTTCAACCTGGCCACCTACGACGAGGGCGACACCTTCGACCAGTCGTCGGCCAAGGGCTTCGTGCACGTGCACGGCCTGTCGTCGAAGATTTCCGCCAAGCGCGACCTCGGCCTGTGA